Proteins encoded by one window of Microplitis mediator isolate UGA2020A chromosome 1, iyMicMedi2.1, whole genome shotgun sequence:
- the LOC130674573 gene encoding cytochrome P450 9e2-like, producing MMETSLSTLLAILAGFIIIYYVIYRKKYFETHQIPHPKAYPLLGNMVPVLLGRFSFLENMTNTYNLNKEAKYVGFYDFSGPVTIIRDLDLIKSITTKHFDHFVDHQSFIAKPELEPLFGNNLFALRGDRWREIRALVTGAFTSSKMKAMFKLMSDCGSTFAEYLVDQSRKGMTEINSKDSFTRYANDTIATCAFGISVDSMANPTNEFYVLGREATNFEGLKTLRFLMVQNFPMISKLFGIKLIDANIEKFFCDLVRDTMAVRDKEGIYRPDMIQLMMETRNREPGSKKPELTIESMTSQALIFFLGGFETTSTVMCLAAHEIACHPEIQEKLQEEIDRVLEECEGDPTYEAVNSMKYLDAIVNESLRLYPVPGFMDRVCTKNFELPPSLPGLKPLPIKSGDRFWIPVWGIQRDPQYFPDPDQFIPERFIGDKNAINTSAYLPFGVGPRMCIGNRFALLETKVLLFHLLAKCNIQPAKRMILPMRLSKKDFTMMAEGGFWLEIHSRK from the coding sequence ATGATGGAAACGTCATTGTCAACACTTCTGGCTATTTTAGCtggatttataataatttattacgttATCTATCGCAAAAAGTATTTTGAAACACATCAAATACCTCATCCGAAAGCGTACCCTCTTCTAGGGAATATGGTACCAGTTTTGTTAGGAAGGTTTtcatttttggaaaatatgaccaatacttataatttaaacaaagaaGCCAAATACGTTGGTTTCTATGATTTCAGTGGTCCAGTCACGATCATACGTGACTTAGATTTGATTAAAAGCATAACAACCAAACACTTTGACCACTTTGTCGATCATCAGAGTTTCATCGCCAAACCAGAACTAGAGCCTCTGTTTGGAAACAACCTTTTTGCTCTACGTGGTGATCGGTGGCGTGAAATCCGAGCCTTAGTGACTGGAGCTTTTACGTCGAGCAAAATGAAAGCTATGTTCAAATTGATGTCTGATTGCGGAAGTACTTTTGCTGAGTATCTGGTTGATCAATCGAGAAAGGGCATGAccgaaataaattcaaaagatAGTTTCACACGTTACGCAAATGATACGATAGCTACGTGTGCTTTTGGTATATCTGTAGATTCTATGGCTAATCCGACCAATGAATTTTATGTTCTTGGACGGGAAGCGACCAACTTTGAAGGTCTAAAGACTTTGAGGTTTTTGATGGTACAGAATTTTCCGATGATATCTAAACTATTTGGCATAAAGCTCATTGATGCTAATATAGAAAAGTTTTTCTGCGATTTGGTGAGAGATACCATGGCTGTGAGAGATAAAGAAGGCATCTATAGACCAGACATGATTCAATTGATGATGGAAACGAGAAACAGAGAACCGGGATCTAAGAAGCCTGAGCTAACCATTGAAAGCATGACATCCCaagcattaatttttttcctaggTGGCTTTGAGACAACATCAACGGTCATGTGTTTGGCCGCCCACGAAATAGCGTGTCATCCAGAAATTCAAGAAAAGCTGCAGGAAGAAATAGATCGCGTCCTAGAAGAGTGTGAAGGTGACCCAACTTATGAAGCAGTCAACAGTATGAAGTATCTCGATGCAATTGTCAATGAATCTTTACGATTGTACCCAGTTCCCGGTTTCATGGATAGAGTTTGCACCAAAAACTTCGAATTGCCTCCCAGTCTACCTGGATTGAAACCGCTGCCCATCAAATCCGGTGACCGTTTTTGGATACCAGTTTGGGGAATTCAACGTGACCCTCAATACTTTCCGGACCCTGATCAATTCATTCCTGAACGATTTATCGGAGATAAAAACGCCATAAATACCTCAGCCTATCTTCCTTTTGGAGTCGGACCTAGAATGTGCATTGGAAATCGGTTCGCACTTTTAGAAACCAAAGTACTATTGTTTCATCTTTTAGCCAAATGTAATATACAACCTGCTAAAAGAATGATCCTGCCAATGAGATTGAGTAAAAAGGATTTCACTATGATGGCTGAAGGTGGCTTCTGGTTAGAAATCCATTCGCGAAAGTGA
- the LOC130673517 gene encoding neprilysin-2-like isoform X3 — protein MKQLIVMLSNETSRQKQIWRIKESTGFGSKLFVIAIVGFILWTFLTNTSAAIIDRIKNNGETKKYTSEVFNEAYLETTDRVKRNLDTNINPCDNFHSFVCGNSKTLTFSEIKHLKRPINEIVHDLIQRGTGSVDFKPFKLIDDLYITCMRNEVIGQQALDLLTTVLKRLDKLPLMEGDKWKESNFDWIDFTIESKKIGINSNNFLDFETLLYPEQDKLLLKYMIQIPPQVFKKNISNSLIIAYTNYIAKTYTFLGYKQESLNEIYEIIEFERRTSEIYIGNYKTGNSVELTFEELTKEFPSINWHKLINNVIINNLKTQKKISEITLWSSNAVFDFIELLKTTPKRVQENYAVWKIIQNTIPYLTENYRELKREYCLTQKCKTIIRADSCVGIVQRYLAPALNLLYAKSYYSSDIDKAITDTTTNIKSQLMDSINKSTWMNQDTKKEGIEIIKNTPFIIGYAEKNNSDDEFIKYYMNLELDDNNYFQTLLNLELFDIENKFDNVTSLGAKNFINPVSVDVPINTFDRIDIPMAMIRKPFFDVKYPMYMNYGDNGRAIANELIQNIGDLGEKQNEYNGKISCFQNQFENFTSKEVKQQLVFYPTSLLITAQITYETSYRAYQQWITKNGIELPLSGQPYSNNQLFWIHSLQNLCTFFPKESKLIDNKYTLFEFHSMKAITSVPEFYDDFNCPIDNSFVKNYGPACTFL, from the exons aATTGTTGGATTTATTTTATGGACTTTTCTGACAAACACCTCAGCTGCTATCATTGAccgtataaaaaataatg gagAAACGAAGAAATATACAAGTGAAGTCTTTAACGAAGCTTATTTAGAAACCA cTGATCGAGTTAAAAGAAATCTTGATACAAATATAAATCCTTGTGATAACTTTCACAGCTTTGTTTGCGGTAATTCGAAAACTCTAActttttctgaaataaaacATCTAAAACGTCCAATCAATGAAATTGTACACGACTTAATCCAAAGGGGAACTGGTTCTGTTGACTTTAAACCCTTTAAACTTATCGATGATCTTTACATAACATGTATGAGAAACG aAGTTATTGGTCAGCAAGCTTTGGATCTTTTGACTACTGTTCTCAAAAGATTAGACAAATTGCCGCTTATGGAAGGCGACAAATGGAAGGAATCAAATTTCGATTGGATTGACTTCACCATCGAAAGCAAAAAGATAGGAATTAATTCAAACAACTTTTTGGATTTTGAAACATTGCTTTATCCAGAACAAGACAAACTATTATTGAAATACATGatacaa atacCACCAcaagtattcaaaaaaaatatttcaaattcgttGATTATCGCTTACACAAATTACATTGCAAAAACATATACATTTCTGGGATACAAACAAGAATCTTTAAacgaaatttatgaaataattgaatttgaacGACGAACTTCAGAA attTATATTGGTAACTATAAGACAGGCAATTCAGTAGAACTAACATTCGAAGAATTGACTAAAGAATTTCCATCAATAAACTGGCATAAATTAATCAACAATGTCATCATCAATAACCTGAaaactcagaaaaaaatttctgaaataaCTTTATGGTCAAGCAATGCCGTCTTTGATTTTATCGAACTGTTAAAAACAACTCCAAAACGTGTCCAAGAAAATTATGCGGTgtggaaaataattcaaaacacGATTCCCTACTTGACGGAAAACTATCGGGAGCTAAAGCGCGAATATTGTTTGACGCAAAAATGTAAGACCATTATACGCGCAGACTCTTGTGTCGGTATTGTCCAACGATATCTAGCACCCGCCCTTAATTTGTTGTACGCTAAAAGTTACTACAGCAGTGACATTGACAAGGCTATTACTGATACGACAACAAACATAAAAAGCCAATTAATGGATTCGATCAATAAGTCGACTTGGATGAACCAAGACACAAAGAAAGAGGGTATTGAGATTATTAAAAACACGCCATTCATAATTGGTTATGCGGAAAAAAACAATAGTGAcgatgaatttattaaatactatatGAATTTGGAACTTgatgacaataattattttcaaacattattaaatttagaattatttgatattgaaaataaattcgatAACGTTACAAGTTTGGgcgctaaaaattttattaatccaGTGAGCGTTGATGTTCCTATAAATACGTTTGATAGAATTG ACATACCAATGGCTATGATTCGTAAACCATTTTTTGACGTTAAGTATCCAATGTATATGAATTATGGTGACAATGGTAGAGCAATAGCTAatgaattaattcaaaatatcggAGATTTAGgtgaaaaacaaaatgagtacaatggaaaaatttcttgtttcCAAAATCAATTTGAGAACTTCACATCTAAAGAAGTAAAGCAACAG ttAGTTTTCTATCCTACAAGCTTACTGATCACCGCCCAAATTACATACGAAACTTCATATAGAGCTTACCAACAATGGATTACTAAAAATGGAATCGAACTCCCGCTTTCAGGACAGCCCTATTCAAATAATCAATTGTTTTGGATTCATTCGCTACAAAATCTTTGTACTTTTTTCCCAAAGGAAtcgaaattaattgataataagtACACTCTTTTTGAATTCCATTCCATGAAAGCTATCACGAGTGTTCCAGAATTTTATGATGACTTCAATTGTCCAATTGATAATTCCTTTGTTAAGAATTACGGACCAGCGTGCACGTTCTTATGA
- the LOC130673517 gene encoding neprilysin-2-like isoform X4, whose amino-acid sequence MKQLIVMLSNETSRQKQIWRIKESTGFGSKLFVIAIVGFILWTFLTNTSAAIIDRIKNNGETKKYTSEVFNEAYLETTDRVKRNLDTNINPCDNFHSFVCGNSKTLTFSEIKHLKRPINEIVHDLIQRGTGSVDFKPFKLIDDLYITCMRNEVIGQQALDLLTTVLKRLDKLPLMEGDKWKESNFDWIDFTIESKKIGINSNNFLDFETLLYPEQDKLLLKYMIQIPPQVFKKNISNSLIIAYTNYIAKTYTFLGYKQESLNEIYEIIEFERRTSEIYIGNYKTGNSVELTFEELTKEFPSINWHKLINNVIINNLKTQKKISEITLWSSNAVFDFIELLKTTPKRVQENYAVWKIIQNTIPYLTENYRELKREYCLTQKCKTIIRADSCVGIVQRYLAPALNLLYAKSYYSSDIDKAITDTTTNIKSQLMDSINKSTWMNQDTKKEGIEIIKNTPFIIGYAEKNNSDDEFIKYYMNLELDDNNYFQTLLNLELFDIENKFDNVTSLGAKNFINPVSVDVPINTFDRIDIPMAMIRKPFFDVKYPMYMNYGDNGRAIANELIQNIGDLGEKQNEYNGKISCFQNQFENFTSKELVFYPTSLLITAQITYETSYRAYQQWITKNGIELPLSGQPYSNNQLFWIHSLQNLCTFFPKESKLIDNKYTLFEFHSMKAITSVPEFYDDFNCPIDNSFVKNYGPACTFL is encoded by the exons aATTGTTGGATTTATTTTATGGACTTTTCTGACAAACACCTCAGCTGCTATCATTGAccgtataaaaaataatg gagAAACGAAGAAATATACAAGTGAAGTCTTTAACGAAGCTTATTTAGAAACCA cTGATCGAGTTAAAAGAAATCTTGATACAAATATAAATCCTTGTGATAACTTTCACAGCTTTGTTTGCGGTAATTCGAAAACTCTAActttttctgaaataaaacATCTAAAACGTCCAATCAATGAAATTGTACACGACTTAATCCAAAGGGGAACTGGTTCTGTTGACTTTAAACCCTTTAAACTTATCGATGATCTTTACATAACATGTATGAGAAACG aAGTTATTGGTCAGCAAGCTTTGGATCTTTTGACTACTGTTCTCAAAAGATTAGACAAATTGCCGCTTATGGAAGGCGACAAATGGAAGGAATCAAATTTCGATTGGATTGACTTCACCATCGAAAGCAAAAAGATAGGAATTAATTCAAACAACTTTTTGGATTTTGAAACATTGCTTTATCCAGAACAAGACAAACTATTATTGAAATACATGatacaa atacCACCAcaagtattcaaaaaaaatatttcaaattcgttGATTATCGCTTACACAAATTACATTGCAAAAACATATACATTTCTGGGATACAAACAAGAATCTTTAAacgaaatttatgaaataattgaatttgaacGACGAACTTCAGAA attTATATTGGTAACTATAAGACAGGCAATTCAGTAGAACTAACATTCGAAGAATTGACTAAAGAATTTCCATCAATAAACTGGCATAAATTAATCAACAATGTCATCATCAATAACCTGAaaactcagaaaaaaatttctgaaataaCTTTATGGTCAAGCAATGCCGTCTTTGATTTTATCGAACTGTTAAAAACAACTCCAAAACGTGTCCAAGAAAATTATGCGGTgtggaaaataattcaaaacacGATTCCCTACTTGACGGAAAACTATCGGGAGCTAAAGCGCGAATATTGTTTGACGCAAAAATGTAAGACCATTATACGCGCAGACTCTTGTGTCGGTATTGTCCAACGATATCTAGCACCCGCCCTTAATTTGTTGTACGCTAAAAGTTACTACAGCAGTGACATTGACAAGGCTATTACTGATACGACAACAAACATAAAAAGCCAATTAATGGATTCGATCAATAAGTCGACTTGGATGAACCAAGACACAAAGAAAGAGGGTATTGAGATTATTAAAAACACGCCATTCATAATTGGTTATGCGGAAAAAAACAATAGTGAcgatgaatttattaaatactatatGAATTTGGAACTTgatgacaataattattttcaaacattattaaatttagaattatttgatattgaaaataaattcgatAACGTTACAAGTTTGGgcgctaaaaattttattaatccaGTGAGCGTTGATGTTCCTATAAATACGTTTGATAGAATTG ACATACCAATGGCTATGATTCGTAAACCATTTTTTGACGTTAAGTATCCAATGTATATGAATTATGGTGACAATGGTAGAGCAATAGCTAatgaattaattcaaaatatcggAGATTTAGgtgaaaaacaaaatgagtacaatggaaaaatttcttgtttcCAAAATCAATTTGAGAACTTCACATCTAAAGAA ttAGTTTTCTATCCTACAAGCTTACTGATCACCGCCCAAATTACATACGAAACTTCATATAGAGCTTACCAACAATGGATTACTAAAAATGGAATCGAACTCCCGCTTTCAGGACAGCCCTATTCAAATAATCAATTGTTTTGGATTCATTCGCTACAAAATCTTTGTACTTTTTTCCCAAAGGAAtcgaaattaattgataataagtACACTCTTTTTGAATTCCATTCCATGAAAGCTATCACGAGTGTTCCAGAATTTTATGATGACTTCAATTGTCCAATTGATAATTCCTTTGTTAAGAATTACGGACCAGCGTGCACGTTCTTATGA